A single region of the Deefgea piscis genome encodes:
- a CDS encoding GNAT family N-acetyltransferase, whose amino-acid sequence MHLENIFSSHDKQNRKLTVSIANHQDTIKAAQALRYKVFVDEMGAQLPNNTSGLDRDLFDDYCDHLVAHDENSGEVVGTYRILPPHQARKVGSYYSDTEFDLTRLQHIRPQLVELGRSCVHPKYRNGATITLLWAGLAKYMAENQYQYMIGCASVSLIDNGHTAINLYQQIAKKSLAPIEWRVFPRMPLPTPQQHHSNQVEVPALIKGYLRAGAMICGEPAWDPTFNTADFLMLLPTKQLSKRYAQHFSMPK is encoded by the coding sequence ATGCACCTCGAAAATATATTTTCTAGTCACGACAAACAAAATAGAAAATTAACCGTTTCCATCGCTAATCATCAAGACACGATCAAGGCGGCTCAAGCACTGCGGTATAAAGTGTTCGTTGATGAAATGGGTGCACAACTACCGAATAATACAAGTGGGCTCGATCGCGATCTATTTGATGATTATTGCGATCATCTTGTTGCCCATGATGAAAACTCCGGCGAAGTTGTCGGCACATACCGTATACTCCCACCTCACCAAGCAAGAAAAGTAGGCAGTTACTACTCCGACACCGAATTTGATTTAACACGACTTCAGCATATCCGACCACAACTTGTAGAATTAGGCCGAAGCTGCGTCCATCCAAAATATAGAAATGGTGCCACCATTACATTACTATGGGCTGGACTAGCTAAATACATGGCAGAAAACCAATACCAATATATGATCGGCTGTGCCAGTGTATCCCTCATTGACAATGGACATACTGCAATTAATTTATATCAGCAAATCGCCAAAAAATCACTGGCTCCTATCGAGTGGCGTGTGTTTCCAAGAATGCCACTACCAACACCGCAACAACACCACTCCAACCAAGTAGAAGTACCGGCACTCATAAAAGGCTATCTAAGAGCTGGCGCAATGATTTGTGGAGAGCCGGCTTGGGACCCAACATTTAATACAGCGGACTTTTTAATGTTGCTACCCACAAAACAACTTAGCAAACGATATGCACAACATTTTTCCATGCCAAAATGA
- the rpsM gene encoding 30S ribosomal protein S13, which translates to MARIAGVNIPNHQHTVIGLQAIFGIGQTRAKAICAITEIEPSKKVKDLSDVELEKLRDEVGKFTIEGDLRREVTMNIKRLMDLGCYRGLRHRKGLPCRGQRTKTNARTRKGPRKAIAGKK; encoded by the coding sequence ATGGCCCGTATTGCTGGGGTTAATATTCCCAATCATCAGCATACTGTGATCGGCCTTCAGGCTATTTTTGGTATTGGTCAAACTCGCGCTAAAGCGATTTGTGCTATTACTGAAATTGAGCCAAGCAAGAAGGTAAAAGATCTCAGTGATGTTGAACTTGAAAAATTGCGTGACGAAGTAGGCAAGTTCACTATTGAAGGTGATCTACGTCGTGAAGTAACCATGAACATCAAGCGTCTTATGGATCTTGGTTGTTACCGTGGTTTACGTCATCGTAAAGGCTTACCTTGTCGCGGTCAGCGTACGAAAACCAATGCACGTACTCGTAAGGGTCCGCGCAAGGCAATCGCTGGCAAGAAGTAA
- the rplQ gene encoding 50S ribosomal protein L17, which yields MRHRLSNRKLNRTTSHRLAMLRNLANSLLKHEVIKTTLPKAKELRRVAEPLITLGKKPCLANRRLAFDRTRDREVVVKLFDILGPRYATRNGGYLRILKCGFRQGDNAPMAYVELVDRPEEAEAVDAAE from the coding sequence ATGCGTCACCGTCTTTCTAATCGTAAACTGAATCGCACGACAAGTCATCGTCTTGCTATGCTTCGCAACTTGGCTAACTCGTTGTTGAAGCATGAAGTTATTAAAACGACTCTACCAAAGGCTAAAGAATTACGCCGTGTTGCAGAGCCGTTGATTACTTTAGGTAAAAAACCTTGTTTGGCTAATCGTCGCTTGGCTTTTGACCGTACTCGTGATCGTGAAGTTGTAGTTAAATTATTTGATATTCTAGGCCCACGTTACGCAACGCGTAACGGTGGCTACCTTCGTATCTTGAAATGCGGCTTCCGTCAAGGTGACAATGCTCCTATGGCATATGTTGAACTTGTCGATCGCCCAGAAGAAGCTGAAGCTGTAGACGCTGCTGAATAA
- the rpsD gene encoding 30S ribosomal protein S4, with protein sequence MARYIGPKCKLARREGTDLFLKSARRSLDSKCKLEQAPGQHGAKKNTRQSDYGVHLREKQKIRRIYGVLERQFRGYFHEAARRKGSTGENLLKLLESRLDNVVYRMGYGSTRSESRQLVSHKAITVNGKPVNIPSFQVKAGDVVAVREKSKKQVRIQEALSLAEGIGFPNWVQVDSKKMEGVFKNMPERSDLSSDINESLVVEFYSK encoded by the coding sequence ATGGCTCGTTATATTGGACCTAAGTGCAAACTCGCACGCCGCGAAGGAACGGATCTGTTCTTGAAGAGCGCGCGTCGTTCGCTCGATAGCAAATGCAAGCTGGAACAAGCCCCAGGCCAGCATGGCGCGAAGAAAAATACGCGTCAGTCGGACTACGGCGTTCACCTGCGTGAAAAGCAAAAGATCCGTCGTATTTACGGCGTTCTTGAACGTCAGTTCCGTGGTTATTTCCATGAAGCGGCTCGTCGTAAAGGTTCTACAGGTGAAAATCTGTTGAAACTTCTCGAAAGTCGTCTCGATAATGTTGTTTATCGCATGGGCTACGGTTCGACTCGTTCTGAATCTCGTCAACTAGTTTCCCATAAAGCAATCACTGTAAATGGCAAACCTGTAAACATTCCTTCTTTCCAAGTGAAAGCTGGTGATGTGGTTGCTGTTCGTGAGAAGTCTAAGAAGCAAGTACGTATTCAAGAGGCTCTCTCTCTTGCTGAAGGTATTGGTTTCCCAAATTGGGTACAGGTTGATTCTAAGAAAATGGAAGGTGTATTTAAGAATATGCCAGAGCGTTCCGATCTATCTAGCGATATTAATGAATCGTTAGTGGTGGAATTCTATTCCAAGTAA
- the rplO gene encoding 50S ribosomal protein L15 yields MKLNNLTPGAGAKHAAKRVGRGIGSGLGKTCGRGHKGQKSRTGGFHKVGFEGGQMPLQRRLPKRGFVSLAKGKNAEITLSELNALPIGEVDLLSLIQAGLISQHSLTCKVVLSGTIERAVTVKGLGVTKGAKAAIEAAGGSISE; encoded by the coding sequence ATGAAACTCAATAACCTAACTCCTGGTGCCGGCGCAAAGCATGCTGCTAAGCGTGTTGGTCGTGGTATCGGTTCTGGTTTGGGCAAGACTTGTGGTCGTGGTCATAAGGGGCAAAAGTCCCGTACTGGCGGCTTCCATAAGGTTGGTTTTGAAGGCGGTCAAATGCCTTTGCAACGCCGTTTGCCGAAACGTGGTTTTGTATCTCTTGCTAAAGGCAAGAATGCTGAAATTACTTTGTCTGAATTAAACGCTTTGCCAATTGGTGAGGTTGACTTATTAAGTCTAATTCAGGCTGGTTTGATTTCTCAGCATTCTTTGACTTGCAAAGTTGTACTGTCTGGTACCATCGAGCGCGCTGTAACTGTTAAAGGTTTGGGCGTAACCAAGGGTGCCAAGGCTGCAATCGAGGCTGCTGGCGGTTCTATTAGCGAGTAA
- the rplR gene encoding 50S ribosomal protein L18 yields the protein MDKNQSRLRRARKTRAKIAELKVVRLSVHRTNSHMYAQIIDATGGNVLASANTLEAGLRAEVKNGGSVAGATAVGKLIAERAKAAGIESVAFDRSGFQYHGRVKALADAAREAGLAF from the coding sequence ATGGATAAGAATCAAAGTAGACTTCGCCGTGCACGTAAAACCCGTGCCAAGATTGCGGAGCTCAAGGTTGTGCGCTTGTCGGTCCATCGTACCAATAGCCATATGTACGCCCAAATTATTGATGCAACGGGCGGTAATGTTTTGGCTTCAGCTAATACCTTGGAAGCAGGGTTGCGTGCAGAAGTTAAAAATGGTGGCAGTGTTGCTGGTGCAACCGCTGTTGGTAAGTTGATTGCTGAACGTGCTAAGGCTGCTGGTATTGAATCAGTTGCTTTTGACCGTTCCGGTTTCCAGTACCATGGTCGCGTGAAAGCGTTGGCTGATGCTGCTCGTGAAGCTGGCCTGGCCTTCTAA
- the secY gene encoding preprotein translocase subunit SecY, with product MANPALAGSASKFADLKKRIWFVVGALIVYRIGAHIPVPGINPVELANLFQSSQTGLLNMFNMFSGGALSRFTVFAIGIMPYISASIIVQLAGEVLPSLKQLKKEGESGKRKLTQYTRYFTVLLASAQSFGISMMLFRQPNLVVMDQGMFVAVTMISLVTGTMFLMWLGEQITERGLGNGISILICAGIAAGVPSAIAKTLTLSSQGSLPILLVLFLFVGVILLTAVVVFVERGQRKVPIQYAKRQVGNRLMQAQSSFLPLKINMAGVIPPIFASSIILFPATVLSWTGNGEKLTWLKSLGDMLHPGQPLYVLFYAAAIIFFCFFYTALVFSPRETADNLKKSGAMVPGYRPGEHTAKYVEKLILRLTLIGAVYITIICLIPEFLILKWNVPFYFGGTSLLILVVVTMDFMAQLQSYVLSHQYEGLLKKANFKG from the coding sequence GTGGCAAATCCCGCTTTGGCTGGCTCAGCAAGTAAATTTGCTGATCTTAAAAAACGGATCTGGTTCGTTGTAGGTGCGCTGATCGTATATCGTATTGGCGCACATATTCCAGTGCCGGGTATTAATCCGGTTGAGCTGGCGAACTTGTTCCAATCGTCACAAACTGGCTTGTTAAACATGTTTAACATGTTTTCAGGTGGAGCTTTATCGCGCTTTACTGTATTTGCGATTGGTATCATGCCTTATATCTCGGCATCGATTATTGTTCAGCTAGCCGGTGAAGTGTTGCCATCCCTAAAACAGTTGAAGAAAGAGGGTGAGTCGGGTAAGCGTAAGCTTACACAGTACACTCGTTATTTTACTGTTCTTTTGGCTTCGGCACAAAGTTTTGGTATTTCAATGATGTTGTTCCGACAACCAAATTTGGTTGTTATGGATCAAGGCATGTTTGTTGCTGTGACAATGATCTCTTTGGTTACTGGAACAATGTTTTTGATGTGGCTTGGTGAGCAAATTACTGAGCGCGGATTGGGGAATGGTATTTCTATCCTAATTTGTGCAGGTATTGCCGCTGGTGTACCTTCTGCAATTGCAAAAACTTTAACGTTATCAAGTCAAGGTTCACTGCCAATTTTGTTGGTGTTGTTCTTGTTTGTCGGCGTTATTTTGCTAACAGCTGTTGTTGTTTTTGTTGAGCGTGGGCAACGTAAGGTGCCTATTCAATATGCAAAAAGACAGGTTGGCAATCGGTTGATGCAGGCGCAAAGTTCGTTCTTGCCACTGAAAATTAATATGGCCGGTGTTATTCCGCCAATTTTTGCCTCTTCAATTATTTTATTTCCAGCTACTGTTTTGTCTTGGACTGGGAATGGCGAAAAATTGACTTGGCTTAAATCCTTGGGTGACATGCTGCATCCTGGCCAGCCGTTGTATGTTTTGTTTTATGCTGCTGCAATCATCTTCTTCTGTTTTTTCTATACGGCACTGGTTTTTAGTCCACGGGAAACTGCAGATAATTTAAAGAAGAGTGGTGCTATGGTGCCTGGGTATCGCCCTGGTGAGCATACTGCAAAATATGTTGAGAAGTTAATACTAAGATTGACATTGATCGGTGCTGTTTACATCACTATCATTTGCTTGATCCCTGAGTTTCTGATTCTGAAATGGAATGTTCCATTCTACTTTGGCGGCACTTCGTTGCTGATCTTAGTGGTTGTTACTATGGACTTTATGGCTCAGTTACAGTCTTATGTGCTGTCGCATCAGTATGAAGGTCTGTTGAAGAAGGCGAACTTCAAGGGTTAA
- the rpsE gene encoding 30S ribosomal protein S5, with product MAKNEREEVKDGLLEKMVSVNRVTKVVKGGRILGFAALTVVGNGDGSVGMGKGKSKEVPVAVQKAMEEARRKMVKVSLRNGTVQHTVFGKHGATTVFMQPAPEGTGIIAGGPMRAVFEVMGIHNITAKCHGSTNPYNIVRATLDGLAKLHTPSDIAAKRGKTVEEILGGAQ from the coding sequence ATGGCTAAGAACGAAAGAGAAGAAGTCAAGGACGGTCTACTCGAAAAAATGGTTAGCGTTAATCGCGTAACCAAAGTAGTGAAGGGTGGTCGTATCCTTGGTTTCGCAGCACTAACCGTTGTTGGTAATGGTGACGGTAGTGTTGGTATGGGTAAAGGCAAATCAAAAGAAGTGCCTGTAGCTGTACAGAAAGCAATGGAAGAAGCTCGCCGTAAAATGGTAAAAGTTAGTCTGCGTAATGGTACAGTGCAACACACTGTATTTGGTAAACATGGTGCAACAACAGTGTTTATGCAGCCAGCTCCTGAAGGTACTGGTATTATTGCCGGTGGTCCTATGCGTGCTGTTTTTGAAGTAATGGGTATTCATAACATTACTGCAAAATGCCATGGCTCAACTAATCCATATAATATCGTTCGCGCGACGTTGGATGGATTGGCTAAATTACACACCCCTTCTGATATTGCTGCTAAACGTGGCAAAACAGTTGAAGAGATTCTTGGGGGTGCGCAATGA
- the rpmD gene encoding 50S ribosomal protein L30 — MSDVKTIKVTLVKSLIGRLEAHKACARGLGLRRMNSSSVVIDTPENRGMVNKISYLLKVEG, encoded by the coding sequence ATGAGCGACGTTAAAACAATTAAGGTGACTCTGGTTAAAAGCTTGATTGGTCGTCTTGAGGCTCATAAAGCTTGTGCTCGTGGTTTAGGGTTGCGTCGTATGAACAGTTCTTCTGTTGTCATCGATACGCCAGAAAATCGTGGCATGGTTAATAAAATCAGCTACTTGCTAAAGGTGGAGGGTTAA
- a CDS encoding DNA-directed RNA polymerase subunit alpha, whose amino-acid sequence MQINANDLLKPRIIDVQTVATAHAKVVMEPFERGYGHTLGNALRRILLSSMPGFAPTEVKIEGVVHEYSALDGVQEDVVDILLNLKGVVLKLHGRDSVTLTLSKEGEGIVTASDIQLPHDVEVINPEHVIAHLSAGGKLNMEITVEKGRGYQPAPARLNKEEGRTIGTVMLDASFSPIRRVSYHVESARVEQRTDLDRLIIDIETNGVIEPDEAVRQAARMLIDQLGVFADLEGTPEVTVAEPTITIDPILLRPVDDLELTVRSANCLKAENIYYIGDLIQRTETELLKAPNLGRKSLNEIKEVLASKGLSLGMRLENWPPAGLDKP is encoded by the coding sequence ATGCAAATCAACGCAAACGACTTGCTCAAACCGCGCATTATTGACGTACAGACTGTTGCTACGGCACATGCTAAAGTCGTAATGGAGCCTTTTGAGCGTGGTTATGGCCATACGCTCGGTAATGCACTACGCCGAATTTTGCTTTCTTCTATGCCGGGCTTTGCTCCGACAGAAGTAAAGATTGAAGGTGTTGTGCATGAATACTCCGCGCTGGATGGTGTACAGGAAGATGTCGTTGACATCCTGTTGAACCTTAAAGGCGTTGTGCTCAAGCTGCATGGTCGGGACTCTGTTACTCTCACCCTTTCTAAAGAGGGTGAGGGTATCGTAACGGCGTCCGACATCCAGCTGCCGCATGATGTCGAAGTGATCAATCCAGAACATGTGATTGCTCATCTTTCTGCTGGTGGTAAGTTAAACATGGAAATTACAGTCGAAAAAGGTCGTGGTTATCAACCAGCTCCTGCTCGATTGAATAAAGAAGAGGGTCGTACCATTGGTACGGTTATGCTGGATGCTTCATTCAGCCCAATTCGCCGTGTTAGTTATCATGTAGAGAGTGCTCGTGTCGAACAGCGTACCGATCTTGACCGCTTGATTATCGACATTGAAACTAATGGCGTGATTGAGCCGGATGAGGCAGTTCGCCAAGCCGCTCGGATGTTGATTGACCAGCTCGGCGTATTTGCTGACTTGGAAGGTACGCCAGAAGTTACAGTTGCAGAACCTACGATTACTATTGATCCTATCTTGTTACGTCCGGTAGATGATCTTGAACTGACAGTTCGTTCGGCAAATTGCCTCAAAGCGGAAAACATCTATTACATTGGCGATCTGATTCAGCGAACAGAAACTGAGTTGTTAAAAGCTCCGAATCTGGGTCGTAAATCGTTGAATGAGATCAAAGAAGTGCTAGCTTCGAAGGGCCTTAGCCTCGGCATGCGCCTAGAAAACTGGCCTCCGGCTGGCTTAGATAAGCCTTGA
- the zapD gene encoding cell division protein ZapD, which translates to MLQNCESLPDLCIVISYEFPINERIRTLLRLEDLYVRTEEFASREQPTDHHMALLGIFEIMEVASRADLKSDLLQELERQRQTLLALRNNPHISEDALDRVLLDIESTHARLLNMTGKLGQYLRENEWLMAIKQRSSIPGGVCEFDLPSYHYWRTQAAERRKNDLARWLNPLMPIKQGLDIVLKLLRDSAKSSHFIAKSGSFQQMSGGKTVQLLKVSLNNDLPAIPELSANRYAINIRFVVPSTSGERAKVIDSDVSFTLAYCNL; encoded by the coding sequence ATGCTGCAAAATTGCGAATCTTTACCGGACCTATGCATTGTGATCAGTTACGAATTTCCGATCAATGAGAGAATACGAACCCTTCTTCGGCTCGAAGATCTCTATGTCCGCACCGAAGAGTTCGCTTCGCGCGAGCAACCGACTGATCATCACATGGCGCTACTTGGTATTTTCGAAATTATGGAAGTGGCCAGTCGTGCTGATTTAAAGTCTGATTTACTCCAAGAATTAGAACGGCAGCGCCAAACACTACTCGCTCTGCGCAATAATCCACACATCTCTGAAGATGCTTTAGATCGAGTATTATTAGATATCGAATCTACACATGCTCGCCTGTTGAATATGACCGGCAAATTAGGGCAATATCTGCGTGAAAACGAATGGCTAATGGCAATTAAGCAACGTAGCTCTATTCCTGGTGGCGTTTGTGAGTTTGATTTACCTTCTTATCATTATTGGCGTACCCAAGCAGCAGAACGCAGGAAAAATGATTTAGCTCGTTGGCTAAATCCATTAATGCCAATTAAGCAGGGCTTAGATATTGTACTAAAATTACTGCGCGATTCTGCCAAATCAAGCCACTTTATTGCGAAGTCAGGTTCATTTCAGCAAATGTCGGGAGGGAAAACAGTTCAGCTACTCAAAGTGAGTTTAAATAACGACCTACCAGCCATACCGGAGCTTTCAGCCAATCGCTATGCGATTAATATTAGATTCGTGGTACCAAGTACAAGCGGTGAAAGAGCTAAAGTCATTGATAGTGATGTATCGTTTACCCTTGCTTATTGTAATTTATGA
- the rpsK gene encoding 30S ribosomal protein S11, with translation MAKANTARVRKKVKKSVSEGIVHVHASFNNTIITITDRQGNALSWATSGGAGFKGSRKSTPFAAQVAAEAAGKVAQEYGVKNLEVRIKGPGPGRESAVRALNALGFKITSISDVTPVPHNGCRPPKKRRI, from the coding sequence ATGGCTAAAGCAAACACAGCTCGTGTACGTAAGAAAGTCAAGAAGAGCGTGTCTGAAGGTATCGTGCACGTTCACGCGTCTTTCAATAACACGATCATTACCATCACTGATCGCCAAGGCAATGCTTTATCTTGGGCTACCTCGGGCGGTGCTGGTTTCAAGGGCTCTCGTAAAAGTACACCTTTTGCTGCACAGGTTGCGGCAGAAGCTGCTGGTAAAGTTGCCCAAGAATATGGTGTTAAGAACCTCGAAGTTCGTATCAAGGGTCCGGGTCCAGGTCGTGAATCTGCAGTGCGTGCATTGAACGCTCTTGGTTTCAAGATCACCAGTATCTCGGATGTGACGCCTGTTCCGCACAACGGCTGCCGTCCGCCGAAGAAGCGTCGTATCTAA
- a CDS encoding HDOD domain-containing protein, translated as MMQNNPKNLASWINIISHVEIPILASTKEHITKLRSNMDCIDLRDLAYVIGHDPLLSLKMLKYQVHRRSQQQVTDITNIEKVLLMIGIKEFFEIIRDCQILEEELSQNTDTLQTCLKTCARAYYAAQLAETMSKSRRDIDPKEIITAALLHETAEILLWLAAPELMLKIRDSLKNNPEIRSKSIQKEILGCTVNELQQELIIHWHLPKILLHLVDESYVNDPRVLLVLVSTSIARHTEWSWNQELNYMDIEKCAQILHISNDEAHTIIVNTALRTAKEWNWYQVETAAARIIEY; from the coding sequence ATGATGCAGAATAATCCGAAAAATTTAGCCAGCTGGATCAACATCATCAGTCATGTTGAAATTCCAATACTTGCTAGCACTAAAGAACATATTACTAAATTACGTAGCAATATGGATTGTATTGATCTACGTGATCTAGCCTATGTAATCGGCCACGACCCATTATTAAGTTTGAAGATGCTAAAGTACCAAGTGCATCGGCGGAGTCAGCAGCAAGTAACAGACATCACGAACATTGAAAAAGTACTTCTAATGATTGGAATTAAAGAATTTTTTGAAATTATACGTGACTGCCAAATTCTAGAAGAAGAATTATCCCAAAATACCGACACATTACAAACTTGCTTAAAGACCTGTGCCAGAGCATATTATGCTGCACAGCTCGCAGAAACCATGAGTAAATCTAGGCGGGATATAGACCCAAAAGAAATCATTACTGCTGCTTTATTACATGAAACAGCGGAGATTTTATTATGGCTAGCTGCCCCTGAGTTAATGCTTAAAATTAGAGATTCATTAAAAAATAATCCAGAAATTAGAAGCAAATCAATCCAAAAAGAAATTTTAGGCTGCACTGTAAATGAATTACAGCAAGAACTAATCATTCACTGGCATTTGCCTAAAATATTGCTACATCTCGTAGATGAAAGCTATGTAAATGACCCAAGAGTGCTATTAGTGCTGGTTTCAACCTCAATAGCGAGACATACAGAATGGAGTTGGAATCAAGAACTAAACTACATGGACATCGAAAAATGTGCTCAGATTTTGCACATTAGTAATGATGAAGCACATACTATTATCGTTAATACAGCACTTAGAACTGCTAAAGAATGGAATTGGTATCAGGTAGAAACAGCAGCAGCAAGAATCATTGAATATTAA
- the rpmJ gene encoding 50S ribosomal protein L36 translates to MRVQASVKKICRNCKIIRRNRVVRVICTDPRHKQRQG, encoded by the coding sequence ATGAGAGTTCAGGCATCGGTCAAGAAAATCTGCCGTAACTGCAAAATTATTCGTCGCAACCGTGTTGTACGTGTAATTTGTACAGACCCGCGGCATAAGCAACGTCAAGGCTGA
- the rplF gene encoding 50S ribosomal protein L6, with translation MSRVAKNPVTIPAGVEVNIAAGEIVVKGPKGSLAQPIVTDVTVKVENGSVVFEANGNSKFARSMSGTLRALVNNMVNGVSKGFERKLTLVGVGYRAQAQGEVLNLSLGFSHPVAHAIPKGITCETPTQTEILLKGADKQLIGQVAAEIRAYRSPEPYKGKGVRYADEVVVIKETKKK, from the coding sequence ATGTCCCGCGTAGCTAAAAATCCGGTAACCATTCCGGCTGGCGTTGAAGTAAATATCGCCGCAGGTGAAATCGTAGTTAAGGGTCCAAAAGGATCTTTGGCGCAACCTATTGTTACTGATGTGACTGTCAAAGTTGAAAACGGCTCTGTCGTTTTCGAAGCTAATGGAAATAGCAAATTTGCTCGTTCTATGTCTGGTACTTTGCGTGCATTAGTTAACAACATGGTTAACGGTGTTTCTAAGGGCTTTGAGCGTAAATTAACACTTGTTGGTGTTGGTTATCGTGCTCAGGCTCAAGGTGAAGTATTGAACCTGTCACTAGGTTTCTCTCATCCAGTTGCTCATGCTATTCCTAAGGGAATTACTTGTGAGACTCCAACTCAGACTGAGATCCTTTTGAAGGGTGCCGATAAACAACTTATTGGTCAGGTTGCTGCAGAGATTCGTGCTTACCGTTCGCCAGAGCCATATAAAGGCAAGGGTGTTCGTTATGCTGATGAAGTTGTGGTTATCAAAGAAACCAAGAAGAAGTAA
- a CDS encoding symmetrical bis(5'-nucleosyl)-tetraphosphatase, whose translation MARYAIGDIQGCYSEFCSLLSLIQFNPSSDKVYLVGDLVNRGPQSLEVLRLVKSLSPAIEVVLGNHDLHLLACWAGVSKVKELDTLDAILNAPDVDDLLHWLRKQPLIIELPDCFICHAGINPTISKIDSLRIAENCERNLSSDGYYNWLQIMYGNTPTTWDAAFTAESEFRFGINSFTRMRMLDRLALEFKFKGDIVDTPSQLTPWYMLQSDVSKRIVFGHWSTLGLMVNQQFACLDTGCIWGGQLTALCLDDGHLYQVPAEYDCQSFLE comes from the coding sequence ATGGCGCGCTATGCTATTGGTGATATACAAGGGTGCTATTCTGAGTTCTGTTCCTTGCTCTCTCTTATCCAGTTTAATCCAAGTTCTGATAAAGTATATCTTGTTGGTGACCTGGTCAATCGTGGGCCTCAGTCATTGGAAGTTTTGCGATTGGTTAAATCACTCTCTCCGGCTATAGAAGTAGTACTTGGCAACCATGATCTACATTTATTGGCTTGTTGGGCAGGAGTATCAAAGGTAAAAGAGCTCGATACACTTGATGCAATATTAAATGCGCCCGATGTGGATGATTTGCTGCATTGGCTAAGAAAACAACCATTGATAATTGAATTGCCAGATTGCTTTATATGTCATGCTGGAATTAATCCAACCATTTCTAAGATTGACTCATTACGCATTGCTGAAAATTGTGAGAGAAATTTATCATCGGATGGTTACTATAATTGGCTACAAATCATGTATGGCAATACACCTACCACATGGGATGCTGCTTTTACTGCAGAATCTGAGTTTCGATTTGGAATTAACTCATTTACAAGAATGCGTATGTTAGATCGCTTAGCTTTAGAGTTTAAATTTAAAGGCGATATTGTAGACACTCCTAGTCAGTTAACACCGTGGTATATGCTTCAGTCTGACGTTTCAAAACGAATCGTGTTTGGGCATTGGTCTACCCTTGGCTTAATGGTTAATCAACAATTTGCTTGCTTGGATACGGGTTGCATTTGGGGTGGGCAACTAACAGCGTTATGCTTAGATGATGGACATTTATATCAAGTGCCAGCTGAGTATGATTGCCAGTCTTTTTTAGAATAA
- a CDS encoding DNA gyrase inhibitor YacG codes for MKKIIKCPSCGISTPYSTDNPFRPFCSERCKLVDLGAWATETYRVPDESTPPDLDFDLFKKSD; via the coding sequence ATGAAAAAAATAATTAAATGCCCGTCCTGTGGAATAAGTACCCCTTATTCAACTGATAATCCCTTTCGTCCTTTTTGTTCTGAACGCTGCAAGTTAGTTGATTTAGGCGCATGGGCAACTGAAACGTATCGTGTTCCGGATGAATCTACTCCTCCCGATTTAGATTTTGATTTATTTAAAAAATCTGACTAG
- the rpsH gene encoding 30S ribosomal protein S8 gives MAMHDPIADMLTRIRNAQRADKAAVAMPSSKLKVAIAKVLVEEGYVESFTVAGDVKPVLTIELKYYAGRPVIERLDRVSKPGLRDYRGAGDIPNVMNGLGVAIVSTSKGVMTDRKARANGVGGELLCIVA, from the coding sequence ATGGCAATGCATGATCCTATCGCCGATATGTTGACTCGTATCCGCAATGCACAACGTGCTGATAAAGCTGCTGTAGCTATGCCATCTTCAAAGTTGAAGGTTGCAATTGCTAAGGTATTAGTGGAAGAAGGTTATGTTGAATCGTTTACTGTAGCTGGTGATGTTAAGCCAGTCTTGACGATTGAGTTGAAGTACTACGCAGGTCGCCCAGTAATTGAGCGTCTTGATCGTGTTTCAAAACCAGGCCTGCGTGATTACCGCGGTGCTGGCGACATTCCAAATGTAATGAATGGTCTTGGTGTGGCGATCGTGTCTACATCCAAGGGTGTGATGACCGACCGCAAAGCGCGTGCCAATGGTGTTGGTGGCGAGCTTTTGTGCATCGTTGCTTGA